From the Granulicella sp. L56 genome, the window AGGGATTTCTCAACGCCGATCCACAATCTTCAGGAACAAGCATTAGCTTTATTGCATTTACCCTGTCTGGCTATCACCTGGTAACGGCGGATAAGAATGCGGTATCCGTTGATCCGCCTGAAGATTCTCCTAATGACGACCTTTCGTTCGCCCACGGCTTCGGGCATGTCTGGGTAGAGCGAGGACTGAGCCCGCATTCGCAGATCGTAGAGATCCGAAATCCTTCCCACATTGTCATCAACGATGCGCGTGAACCGATGCTCTCCTCTGACGGGCAGAACCTTGCCTTTGTACACGACGATCACGGCCGGGGGCGCTTGATGGTGCGGACAGCATTTCAATCTAATGCCGCGAACGAAGTTGCGCTCACATCTTCTTCGCTGAATGTATATGAAGCGAGCTTTCTTTCCAAAAGAGAGTACGCCTTTGCCGCGGCTGAAGGGCAGCATTCCCCACAGATTTTTCTGACCGATGCAACACACTTAAACACCCCGCTCACGCTCGGTGAATCCCGCTACCCTGCATTGTCACCCGATGGGCGCTGGATCGCTTACAGCCACTTCGAACATGGCGCGTGGAATCTGTGGATTCGCGACCAGGGGACGGGCGTGACGCGACGCATTGCCGATGAGCCATGCAATCAGATTCAGCCCTCTTGGGAAGACGACTCGAAAACACTGCTCTACAGCACGGACTGCGGTCGAAGCCTCTGGTTCACCGCGGTATCGCGGCGAAGAGTGATCCCGTAACAGCGAGTTGCACATCGTGCAGCGTCGAGATTCCGTCCCGGATATACCCCTATGGACAAGGGGTGAAATCTCTCTTCCCATTACCGGCACAAATACTCTACTGGATCATGCGTTTCATGTCAGAAGATCGAGCTTGCGTATCGCATCGTGCAGGTCGCAGTAGTGCAGCTCATAGGTAGGTACGTCAGAGAGCGTCTGCAATATCTTTTCATGCTTCTCGCGAATCTCTCCCGCAGAGAAGAGTTCCTGGCAGATACGCAACGTTGCTGTTCCGGCTGGCAACGTGACAAGTTTTCCCGTTGCTATGGGATAACGGTTCAGGTAAACGATCGAATGCACTTTGACTTCAGGGGTAGTACTGATACGCAGATCGGAGAGTTCAGCGATCTTCACCTCAATCGAAGGCTTCCCCTCCATACGTGGTGTAACGTTTCGGTTTTCTAATTCCGGGAAGAGGGTCTTTGCTTCGGGACGGAAGCGGACTCGATGAGAGTGTCCAATCACACGCGGGCTAGCCGAGCCATTGATCAAATAACAAGTATCATCCGACGTATAGACCCATCCGGCCCGCGCGCACGCATAAGCAAGAGTTGATTTGCCTGCACCCGAGTTGCCGCAGAGCAGAATGCCCTTTCCATTCTTACTGATGCAGGCGGCGTGGATATCAGTCACGGCGGATGCCCCAAGCAATAGGTACACAACTTTTTCGAGGAAGTTATATCGGAAATAGAGCCTATTGTTCAGCGCAGCTTTCTTCAACCAGACGAAGCTCGTACAGGTTTTCAGATCGAGCAATGCCTGGTTATCCCCATCTGCAACCAGGGAATATAGGTGGTTGTATTCCCGCCGAGTAGGTTCGGGCGGGCATTTGGAGCTGCCTCCGCTACTGATACCGATACGCACCTGCAGAGCGATGCTTCCCCGGCGTAGGCGCCTGTGTCCGAAGCTTTCATTCGCGGCAACCAGGACATCTGGATCGTTCGTCATGATCTCAACCGCGAATCCCAGCGGATAGAAGGTTCGATGGAACGGGAGCTCGAAATCGTAGAGAAGAGAATCCTGCGGTCTGCCTGGCGCGGGAACTCCGTCTTTCTTCTGTGCTTTTGGCAGGATACGTCTACTACTCACGCCCGTATCGCCCTGCCTTCCGTGGATGGGGGAAGCGAGACCTGTCTGAACGAGCAAATCGATTGGCAGCATAGGCACTCCGAATTAGAAAAGCTCTTCTGTAGTCCCGGTATAGAAGGCAACAGCTACGCCTGAGTTTAGGAAACGGACTACTCGAAGTTGTCACCGCAGGGTAATGGAATTGTCACGGTCTTGATCGAATTATTCTGGGGTCATTAGCATGCTGCTACATACCGAAAAGATCGTTACTTATCGTGATTTTTATCGGACAACAAAAGAATGACAATTCACTGACGAACGCATGACACGGACGCACCGTTCGCTCTTCTACGGTCATAGACGAAGAGCAAATGCCTATGCCTCAATCAGCCAAGATCGCCGTTTCAGCAAACATCGTTCCGAGTAAGAGGCCGCAAATGAGCATCCGCTCCGTTTGCATGTCTCGGATGTTCTGTTTCGCAGCGGTATGGATACTGGCACTCTCCTCATCTACCGCGGTCCTGTCCGCATACGGCCAGGTAGTGACTCAGACCACGGCACAATCTCAGACAGGGGGCACCGCTAGTGAGTCGGCGACGTCTGCCGACAGCAGCGACTCAGAGAACACTCAGGACTCGGCAGGTCTTGCGGGTCAAATGCCCCAAACATCGCTTTCCGCTGACCAGATCATCAACATCCTCCAACGAAGCCCCGATCTTGTCGTAGAGCTGAAGTCGGAGCTGGCGGATCGCATGCAGCAGCAAGGCGTACAGATTGATCCAAATGATATCTCGGATCAGACGCTTTACAGCCAGATCTCCTCGAACGCCAACTTGCGCGCGAGTATCACAAGCGTTCTACGCGCGCGCGGGTATGTATCCGACGGGGACCTTCAATCCATGGGATCGAGCGTTCCAGAGGAAGACTCTCCCAGGCATTTGTCCTCGACGGGATCTTCACTCTCGCGAGGTGACGATGCCGTTGAGGCAGGCGCTGGTACGAGCGAGAGATCGCCAGGCTTTGGCGAAAATGACAATTCGGCGAGCGCGGGTCCATTCATGCGTCCAGATCACAGCCGGCAGAGCGCTGAGGGAAGCCCTCGGCGGCAAGAGAAGGTAAACGCATCGACCGACTCGCCGAAGGTTTTCCGGCGTCCCTCTCCCTACGATCTGCAGTCGATGCGCGATCTCTACACGCAAATTCCCAACGAAACCGCCCAGCTAAGGCGCTTCGGATCGGAGGTATTCATAAATCACGACGGCTCTGCGGTTGCGATCGGAATCTCGAGCCAGAACACTCCCCTTGATGTGCCGTTGGGACCGGACTATATCGTTGGGGCCGGAGATACGCTCACAATCAATCTGTGGGGAGGAGTTACCCAAAACATCACTCGTACTGTCGACCGTGACGGCCACATCTTTCTTCCAGAAGCGGGATCGATCCAACTCGCGGGGCTGTCTCTCGGGACGGCGCAGAGCTTGATTGGCAGTGAGCTTAAGCAGCAGTTCCGGAATGCGCAGGTTTCAGTAACCGTCTCGCGCCTGCGATCGGTGCGCGTTTATGTAGTCGGTGATGTACAGCAGCCCGGCGGATACGATATCAGCGCGCTTGCTACTCCCTTAAGTGCACTCTACGCCGCTGGCGGTCCTACATCGATTGGGTCGCTGCGCACGCTGCTCCACTATCGTGGCAAGCAGCTGGTTGAAAAGGTCGACCTTTACGACTTCCTGCTTCACGGCATTCGCAACGGCAGCGCGCCCTTTGAGAGCGGGGATACGCTGCTTGTGCCGCCCGCTGGTCCCCAGATCGCAATATTTGGTGCGATCAAACGTCCGGCGATCTACGAGCTCAAAGCCGGGGAGACAACCCTCGCTTCGGTCGTCGAGGACGCCGGTGGATTCACCGCTGCGGCTTCGCTCAGCCACATCAGGATCGAGCGGATTGACGCTCACCATCAGCGTGTGACGGTAACTCTACCCGATCACGACACGCAAAGCCCACAGGCCGCCGGAGGTGCAATCGACAATTTCCAGGTCGAGGACGGAGATCGGATTCGCATTGAACCGATCCTGTCCTACAGCCAGCGGGCAATTTATCTCGCAGGCCATGTAGTGCGTCCCGGACGTCTGCCCTATAGCGACGGCATGCACCTAAGCGATGTCCTCCGCAGCTATCAGGACATGTTGCCCGAGCCCGCGGCCCATGGAGAGCTTGTCCGCCTTGTTCCGCCCGATCTGCATGCGGAGACCATCGACTTCAACGTTCCCGATGTGCTGATCGGAAACGCCAATATCGACCTGCACCCGTTCGATACCATCAGGATCTTCGGACGCTACGAAGTGGATGCCCCGAAGGTCACGATCCGTGGTGAAGTGCTGCGGCCTGGTACATACCCGATGTCCAAGGGCATGACCGCAGCGGGACTCGTCCGCATGGCGGGCGGTTTCAAGCGGGACGCTCTGTTGGAAAGTGCCGATCTCACAAGTTATGAGGTAAGCAACGGCAATCGTCTCGTCGAAGATCTTGCGACGGTAAAAATCGGAGCAGCAGTTACAGGGTCCGACGCTCAAGCTGACGTTCCTCTCAAGCCAGGAGACATTCTGGCAATTCATCAGATCACCAGTTGGAATGACATGGGCGAGTCGGTAACCATCTCAGGCCAGGTCAGATTTCCAGGTAGCTATGGATTCACCGATGGGGAGCATCTCAGCTCAGTTTTGCGGAGAGTCGGAGGCCTTCTTCCTACGGCATACCCAATAGGTGCGGTGTTCACTCGGGTCCAGGTCCGTGAGCTTGAGCAGAAGAGTCGTGAAGAGTTGATTCGACAGATCGAGACGAACTCGGCGGCTGCGCGCCTTTCCCCTGGTCTGGCAGGCAGCAACGCAGGCGGAGAGCTGCAACTTATCAAGGCCCAGCAAGAGCAGGTACTTTCAGATCTGAAAAGTCGCCCGCCCATGGGTCGCATGGTGATTCACGTCACCCCCGACATCGACAGTTGGGCGAATACGCCTGCGGACATAGAGCTGCGCAGGGGAGACATACTGACGATTCCGAAGCGGCCCGGCTTCGTACTTATAACCGGTCAGGTCTACAACGCAACCGCTCTCACTTATGCGCCGGATAAAACCGCCGGTTGGTATCTCAGCCGCGCTGGTGGAACCAATGCAACCGCCAACCGCAAAGAAATATTCATTATTCGCGCTAACGGCTCGGTCGTTGGTCGCCACTCGGGAGGATGGTTTGATGCTGACGTTCTTTCAACCAAGCTCAATCCAGGCGATGTCGTCGTCGTACCACAGAAGATCCTCGGCGGCTCATTGTTTTGGAAAACCTTATTGAGTACCGGGCAACTTGCCGCATCCGTTGCGATCACTGCGGCTGTGGCTGCAGCGGCGCTGTAGGCATGCTTTCCATACCAAAGACTTTCTCACTGCTTGCGATGTGTTTCATCATGACTCTTTCTCTCCAAGCCGCCCGTTTCTCCAACCCGCAGGACGGCCCGCAGGCTAGCGCCTCCAACATGGCGTCGACATATGTACCGATTGAAAGCTGGGTTTACCCCACATTCGAGCGGCTTGCTGCCGAAGGTTACCTTCCCGCCGCTTTCTTTAGTCTGCGTCCATGGACCCGGATGGATTGTGCGCGTCTGGTGGACGAAGCTGAAGATCTGGTGGACAAAGATGAAGAGCAGATCGCCGCCAAGCCAGCGGCGTCCGACGCTCCTGCCCTCCTCGCTAGTCTGAAAGAAGAGTTTGCCGTAGAGCTAGCGCGGCGAGCAGGCGCAGGCAATGTCGAGTTTCGCCTGGAGTCGTTGGATCAACGCGTGACCGTGATTGCGGGTCGCCCCTTAACCGACGGATTTCATTTTGGCGAAACCTTGGTGAATGACGATGGCCGGCCATTTGCGGAGGGCGCCAACCTCTATTCAGGGGTTTCCTTCCGGGCAACGGCTGGCCCCTTCGCAGCTTATGTCAAAACCGAACTCCAGCGAGTGCCTTCAGCACCAGTTCCGGATGGCTTAGCGCAACAGCAGATCGCGGCGGCGGATTTCACGTCGTCGGCGGCAGCAGGGCCTATCTCCGGCTTCCTTCGCGGGAGGCTTCTCGAAGCGAATGTTTCCTTCACGGTCTCCAACAATCAGTTCACGTTTGGGCGTCAATCGCTCTGGTGGGGACCAGCGCGAAGCGGCGCGACTCTCTTCAGCAACAATGCCGAACCGATCGATATGCTTCGCTACGACCGTGTCCGTCCATTCCTGCTGCCAGACATCTTAAAGCTACTTGGCCCCATCCGCGCCCAGGTGCTCGTAGGCCGTCTCTCCGGGACGCAGTATGTACGCCCGACGAGTACTCTCCTTGGAACCTCAGGTGTTGCGCTCAGGGACCAACCCTTCATTCATGGAGAGAAAATCTCGTTCAAACCCACACCAAACTTTGAGTTCAGCGTTTCGCGCACGGTAATCTTCGGCGGTGCAGGCTCACCCGTAAATAGCTCCACCTTCCTACGCAGCATATTTTCGGTGGGAACAAAGAACGGAACAAACGATCCGGGAGATCGACGAATCGCCTTCGATGCCCAATATCGAATTCCCGGTTTACGGAATTGCCTGACGGGCTATTTCGACGGCTTTTCTGACGACCAGCCTTTCCCGCTGGCCTACCCGACAGAGAGTGCGTGGCTATCCGGGTTTTTCCTTCGTTGTGTACCACGCCTTCCGCGTCTGACACTTCGTGCAGAGGGTCTCCTTTCGCCGCACCGTGATCTGGCATTTCCAGGTTTTTTCTACTTCAACGTTCACTACCTGAGCGGCTATACAAACAACCGGCAACTGATTGGCAGTTGGATCGGGCGTGAAGGAGACGGCGAACAGGCATGGGCCACCTGGCATCTCTCGCCGCGTTCTTCAGTGGAACTGAGTGGACGCAGCATGACGGTCAATCGGGAATTTCTTCGCGGTGGAACGCTACGAGACCTGCGCGCCACCGTAGATATTGCTCTTCGCCCTGAATGGCAGTTATGCCTGGAAGAGCAGACGGAGCGGTGGCGCTTTCCTTTGCTCTTCACAACTCCGCAGCACAATACAGCGTTCACTTTTCAGCTTTCCTATCGGCCGCTTGGAAGGATAAGACAATGATTCCCAACTCAGTCCTTCCAATCCCGGAGCTGGATGAGGCAGTGGAGATCGGTCATGAGCCGACTTGGGCAATCCGCGCCATGTTGCTCTGGAAGCATCGCCGCAAGCTGGCACGCGTTACAGCAATTTCTCTGCTGGTAAGTCTTGCCGTCTCGTTTGCTATTCCCAAGCAATACAAGTCCACCGCAAGCATCATGCCACCTGATCAGCAAGGATCAGGCTCTATGCTGTTGGCGGCGCTTGCAGGCCATTCGGGTGGTTTGGGGGCATTGGGCGGTCTGGCGAGCGGACTTCTTGATACACACTCTTCCACTGCCTTGTTTATAAACCTGTTACAGAGCGGAACCATCAGTGGTCACCTCATTGACCGGTTCAACCTGCAACACGTTTACCACAAGCGCTATCGCATTGATACGACCAAGCACCTTGCGCGATGCACCAAGATTACGGAGGACAAGAAGAGCGGCGTCATCACGATTGCAGTGGAAGACAGAAGCAGGGTGCGTGCTCGCGATTTGGCACAGGCATATCTTGATGAGCTGAACAAACTCGTCACACAGACAAATACTTCGGCGGCCCATCAGGAACGTATCTTCGTCGAGCGGCGTCTGCAGGAAGTTCAGGCGAATCTCGAAGATGCAGAAATGCAGCTAAGCCAGTTCTCGAGCAAGAGCAGCGCTATCGACATTAAGGAGCAGACCCGCGCCATGGTCGATGCCGGCGCGCGAGTGCAGGCGGAACTCCTAGTCGAACAGTCGGGCCTCCAGTCTCTGCGCCAGATCTATGGCGATGGCAATGTCCGGGTGCGCGAGACAGTGGCCCGTATTGCCAGCTTGCAAGGTGAGCTTACAAAAATGACAGGGTCTTCGGCCCCACTGACCGCAGAAGCAATTCATGACGACAACACAAACTCCGGTGGCGGCGACGATAAGGGCGAACTCTACCCTCCTTTGCGCCAACTTCCGCGGCTTGCCGTCCCATATGCCGACCTCTACCGCCATGTGAAGGTACAAGAGACCGTATTTGAGCTACTCACGCAGCAGTATGAAATGGCCCGCATCGAGGAAGCTAAAGATGTTCCGGTTGTGAGAGTAATCGACCCGCCCGGAATACCCGAGAAGAAGTCGTTCCCTCCGCGCTTGCTGCTCACGCTGCTGCTCACGTCTCTTTCGTTCGTGGGCGCGTCGGCTCTAATCCTGGTACGGGATCATTGGAAGAAGGTCGACTCTGCTGATCCCCGCAAGATGCTCGTAGTTGAGATCTTGCCCGTATTGCGTCGGCGGATTAGCCTCCTTCGCCTGAAGCGAGGTGCCGAATGAAAACACACTTTGCGAATACTGCACGACTACGGCTCCTATCGGATTGGGCCATCAGTGACGGCGATCTACATCGTTGCCCTTACAAAGCCCAGAAGGAATCGTAATCATGAAGATCCTCATTAGTGCTGCCTCATACGCGTCGAATATCTCCGGCATACAGCGCCACGCTTGCAATGTCGTGCGCTGTCTGTTGCAGCAGCCGGAGGTGTCCTTTGTGCATCTTGTTATCGCGCCCTGGCAGCGCAAGCTGGTGCAGGACGCCGGTATCAAGCCAGATGTTCGACTTTCAACGCATATTGCTGAGATGGAGTCAGGCTCGCTCAGTCGAAATTCGTGGCACTACTGGAGACTTCCGGAGCTTGCAGCTCGCCTGGAAGTCGATTTGGTCCATCTCACCTATCCCGTACCCGTGAATGCCGCCGCGTTCATATGCCCGACGGTGGTGACGCTGCACGATATGTATCCCTATGAAATTCCCAGGAATTTCGGGTTCCCTAAATTCATCTTCAATCGTCTGGTCCTAAAGCAATGTCTTCGCAACGTCGACGTCATTGCCTGCGTCTCCGACGCTACGCGTAACCGCTTGGAGCAGTACTCATCAGCTCCCGTATGGCGCAAAGCGATCCGGATCTATAACTGCGTCGAAGCGCAGCCGCACTGCGCCACGCAGTCGCCTCTTCCGAATTGGCAGGGTGAGCCGTTTCTGCTCTGCGTCGCGCAGCATCGCCACAACAAGAATCTTCCTCTATTGATCCGGACCTTCGATCGACTGCTGCGCTCCGGACATGCCGGTTCGAATCTGAAGCTTGTCATCGTGGGAATCACTGCGCAGGATACCCGCAATATTCACAGAGTGGTGGCAGCACTGGGTCTTGGCGCGAGCATTTGCTTTCTTGAAGGCCTGTCCGAGCCGGAACTGCAATGGTGCTACATCCGGTGCGAAGCGGTGGTAGCTCCCTCCCTGACTGAAGGGTTCGGGCTTCCAGTTGCAGAAGCACTCCTTGCTGGATGCCGGATCGTCTGTTCGGACATACCGGCGCATCGGGAGATTGGAGATGGAAGATGCCGTTTTGTGGCATTGGGGCAAGACGCAGAGAACGCATTCGAAGAAGCGATTGTGGAAGTCCTCAAGGAGCCCAAGAGAGCGCCCGTGACTCTTTCTCAGTTCTCCACGCCGACTCTTGCGAAGCAATACATCAGCCTATATCGCAGGATCATTTATTCCACCGTTCCTGAGGAGAATACATGCGCTCCCATTTCGATTAATGGGGCAACGTCAGAGAGGCAGCCTCTATGACGATTATCAACTGCGTATTCGCGCTGCCGGGTCGAGAGGAAGAACATGGGCGCATCTGAATCTGTCACATCGCGTCTCTATGCAGAAACTCTCGTAGCTTCTGGCAGGGAATTGCGTACGACTTCAACATACCTACTCCAGAACACATTGGCAGCGATTGAGGTGGCGTCTGACTTTTTGACGTGCACTGTCGGCATTCTCATGGCTTACTTTCTTGAGTCTCAGCTATATATCGGAAGACAAATTCCATATCCCATCCGCGAAGCCGCGGCAGTAAGTCTTAGCGTCTCATTATTCGCTGTACTTCTTCTGCACCGAAACGGAGCGTATCGCGGAAGTGGCGGCCTGCTCCAGATTCGGGAAACGGAACGCGCAATTCGCGTCCCCGTGCAGTCCGTGCTTGCCATGCTTCCATTCAGCCTTCTTTTGAAGCTGAAGTTCTCCTGGCTGAATTTCATCGTTGCACTCGTTCTGATACCGGCCTTACTGATCTTGCAGAAGCACGCATTCGCTGCGGCGATCCGCGCAGTCCGCGTAAGAGGGCATGGCATAGACCGAGTGATTGTGTACGGAATAGGCGCAACAGGGAAGCGCATCCTTTCGGTGTTTTCTTGTTCGCTTCGCCTCGGACTCTACCCGGTAGCCGTGATCGATGATAACCCCGTACTTGACGACGAATGGATGCCCGAGATGGGATACCGGCGACGCCGTTCTGTTCCGGTTCAGCGTGGGCCGATCACATCTGCGTTGCTAACCTCCTGTCAGTGCAGCACCCTCGTTGTCGCGCTTCCGAACCTCTCCTCAGAGCAAATTGCTACAGCCGTGGATGCCGCTAACCAGGCTGGATCACGGGTCCTCTTTCTTTCCGCTACTGAACTCCAGGAACAGAAGTGGACGGAATCCATTGATGTCGACGGGCTATCGCTTACTCCTATGCTTGAGTCGTTCGAGCGGTGGCCCTACTCAATTGCGAAACGCATAGCCGATCTCATTGGCTCCTTGCTGCTATTGGCATTGTTGTCTCCTCTGTTCTTCCTGATTGCTTTCTGCATAAAGCTTGACTCGAGTGGCGCCGCGCTTTTCGTTCAGGACAGAGTAGGCCACAACGGTGAGCTCTTCAGGATGTACAAATTTCGTTCGATGCACAAAGGCACGCCACAATATGAATTTTCCCCGACCACGCCATTCGATCCTCGAATCACCAGGATCGGAAGGTTTCTCAGGAGGACCAGCCTGGATGAATTGCCTCAACTGATGAATGTCTTTCTGGGAGATATGTCCTTGGTAGGCCCCAGGCCGGAGATGCCCTTTATCGTGCAGATCTATACCTCCGAGCAGCGGCAGAGACTCCAGGTCATTCCCGGGATTACCGGCCTGTGGCAACTAAGCGCCGATAGAGCCTTCCTTATCCACGAGAACATCCAGTATGACCTCTACTACATCCGAAACCGCGGATTCTTTATGGATATAGCGATTCTGATTCACACATTGTTCTTCGCTATGCGAGGAGGCGTATGACGAACTCCACTTCTAATGCGCAATGGAAATCGACGCAGGATTGGTCATCACCATCTCCCATTCAATGCGACAAGTCCGAAGCTTGCCATACTGAATATCGCCTGCCGGACTCTCGCGATACAGTAACGATCACTCAATATCTCTGTCTCCGGGGAAATCAATGAGCGTCGCAATCATAACTGGCTCGTCTGGACTCGTTGGATCGGAAGCGGCGATGTACTTCGCGGCTCTGGGATTCGACGTGGTAGGAATCGACAATGGCATGCGCGAGGTATTTTTTGGGCAGGCCGCTTCCACACGGTGGATGACGGACAAGCTAAAGAAAGAATTGCCGCGTTATACGCATTACGACCTGGACATACGCGATGCGCCTGCCATCAACCGTGTCTTCGCCAAATATTCCGTCGACATCCAACTGATCATCCATACCGCTGCGCAGCCGTCCCACGATTGGGCGGCCAACGATCCCGTCACCGACTTTACGGTGAATGCGAACGGTACATCCGTTCTGCTCGAGGCAGCGAGAAATTATGCACCTAAGGGGGTATTCATCTTCATGTCGACGAATAAAGTTTATGGAGATCGCCCCAATTACTTGCCCCTCGTGGAACTGGATACTCGTTGGGAAATTGATCCAGAGCATGAGTATGTTGATGGAATCCCAGAGAGCATGTCGATCGATGGAACGCTGCATAGTCTATTCGGCGCGTCGAAAGTAGCCGCAGACACGCTCGTTCAGGAATACGGCCGGTATTTTGGCATGAGAACGGCATGTTTCCGCGGCGGATGTTTGACTGGGCCGAACCACTCGGGGGCCCAACTTCACGGGTTTCTGGCGTATTTAATGAAATGCGCCGTTATGGGCACGCCGTACACTATCTTCGGTTACAAGCGCAAACAGGTTCGTGACAACATCCATAGCGCCGATCTGATTCAGGCATTCCATCATTTTTTTATGAACCCACGATGTGGAGCGACTTATAACATCGGCGGCGGCCGCTTCAGCAACTGTTCGATGCTTGAGGCCGTTGCGCTTTGCGAAACGATCACCGGCAACGAGCTAAATTACACCTATGTTGACGAGAACCGTCGGGGAGATCACATCTGGTGGATTAGTAATCTGTCTCGCTTCAAAGCCGATTATCCAGACTGGTGCCTGCGCTTTGATGTTCCAGAAATCCTGCAACAGATCTACGAGCTGAACGCAGAGCGATGGGGGGCTGGATGCTTAATCTAGGCAAGAAAAATGTCCTTGGAATATTGATCGATGCAGTGGATTACGAAGCCGTCATTTCTTTTGTATTCGAGCGCTCCAGGCAAAAGCGCGGTGCGATGATTTCCGCTCTTGCCGTTCACGGAGTGATGACGGGCGTCTTGGACGCGGAGCATAAGTTTCGCTTGAATGGCTTCGACTTGCTTGTCCCCGATGGTCAACCCGT encodes:
- a CDS encoding exopolysaccharide biosynthesis polyprenyl glycosylphosphotransferase, which encodes MGASESVTSRLYAETLVASGRELRTTSTYLLQNTLAAIEVASDFLTCTVGILMAYFLESQLYIGRQIPYPIREAAAVSLSVSLFAVLLLHRNGAYRGSGGLLQIRETERAIRVPVQSVLAMLPFSLLLKLKFSWLNFIVALVLIPALLILQKHAFAAAIRAVRVRGHGIDRVIVYGIGATGKRILSVFSCSLRLGLYPVAVIDDNPVLDDEWMPEMGYRRRRSVPVQRGPITSALLTSCQCSTLVVALPNLSSEQIATAVDAANQAGSRVLFLSATELQEQKWTESIDVDGLSLTPMLESFERWPYSIAKRIADLIGSLLLLALLSPLFFLIAFCIKLDSSGAALFVQDRVGHNGELFRMYKFRSMHKGTPQYEFSPTTPFDPRITRIGRFLRRTSLDELPQLMNVFLGDMSLVGPRPEMPFIVQIYTSEQRQRLQVIPGITGLWQLSADRAFLIHENIQYDLYYIRNRGFFMDIAILIHTLFFAMRGGV
- a CDS encoding SLBB domain-containing protein — its product is MPQTSLSADQIINILQRSPDLVVELKSELADRMQQQGVQIDPNDISDQTLYSQISSNANLRASITSVLRARGYVSDGDLQSMGSSVPEEDSPRHLSSTGSSLSRGDDAVEAGAGTSERSPGFGENDNSASAGPFMRPDHSRQSAEGSPRRQEKVNASTDSPKVFRRPSPYDLQSMRDLYTQIPNETAQLRRFGSEVFINHDGSAVAIGISSQNTPLDVPLGPDYIVGAGDTLTINLWGGVTQNITRTVDRDGHIFLPEAGSIQLAGLSLGTAQSLIGSELKQQFRNAQVSVTVSRLRSVRVYVVGDVQQPGGYDISALATPLSALYAAGGPTSIGSLRTLLHYRGKQLVEKVDLYDFLLHGIRNGSAPFESGDTLLVPPAGPQIAIFGAIKRPAIYELKAGETTLASVVEDAGGFTAAASLSHIRIERIDAHHQRVTVTLPDHDTQSPQAAGGAIDNFQVEDGDRIRIEPILSYSQRAIYLAGHVVRPGRLPYSDGMHLSDVLRSYQDMLPEPAAHGELVRLVPPDLHAETIDFNVPDVLIGNANIDLHPFDTIRIFGRYEVDAPKVTIRGEVLRPGTYPMSKGMTAAGLVRMAGGFKRDALLESADLTSYEVSNGNRLVEDLATVKIGAAVTGSDAQADVPLKPGDILAIHQITSWNDMGESVTISGQVRFPGSYGFTDGEHLSSVLRRVGGLLPTAYPIGAVFTRVQVRELEQKSREELIRQIETNSAAARLSPGLAGSNAGGELQLIKAQQEQVLSDLKSRPPMGRMVIHVTPDIDSWANTPADIELRRGDILTIPKRPGFVLITGQVYNATALTYAPDKTAGWYLSRAGGTNATANRKEIFIIRANGSVVGRHSGGWFDADVLSTKLNPGDVVVVPQKILGGSLFWKTLLSTGQLAASVAITAAVAAAAL
- a CDS encoding Wzz/FepE/Etk N-terminal domain-containing protein, which translates into the protein MIPNSVLPIPELDEAVEIGHEPTWAIRAMLLWKHRRKLARVTAISLLVSLAVSFAIPKQYKSTASIMPPDQQGSGSMLLAALAGHSGGLGALGGLASGLLDTHSSTALFINLLQSGTISGHLIDRFNLQHVYHKRYRIDTTKHLARCTKITEDKKSGVITIAVEDRSRVRARDLAQAYLDELNKLVTQTNTSAAHQERIFVERRLQEVQANLEDAEMQLSQFSSKSSAIDIKEQTRAMVDAGARVQAELLVEQSGLQSLRQIYGDGNVRVRETVARIASLQGELTKMTGSSAPLTAEAIHDDNTNSGGGDDKGELYPPLRQLPRLAVPYADLYRHVKVQETVFELLTQQYEMARIEEAKDVPVVRVIDPPGIPEKKSFPPRLLLTLLLTSLSFVGASALILVRDHWKKVDSADPRKMLVVEILPVLRRRISLLRLKRGAE
- a CDS encoding aldolase; this encodes MLPIDLLVQTGLASPIHGRQGDTGVSSRRILPKAQKKDGVPAPGRPQDSLLYDFELPFHRTFYPLGFAVEIMTNDPDVLVAANESFGHRRLRRGSIALQVRIGISSGGSSKCPPEPTRREYNHLYSLVADGDNQALLDLKTCTSFVWLKKAALNNRLYFRYNFLEKVVYLLLGASAVTDIHAACISKNGKGILLCGNSGAGKSTLAYACARAGWVYTSDDTCYLINGSASPRVIGHSHRVRFRPEAKTLFPELENRNVTPRMEGKPSIEVKIAELSDLRISTTPEVKVHSIVYLNRYPIATGKLVTLPAGTATLRICQELFSAGEIREKHEKILQTLSDVPTYELHYCDLHDAIRKLDLLT
- a CDS encoding glycosyltransferase family 1 protein, with product MKILISAASYASNISGIQRHACNVVRCLLQQPEVSFVHLVIAPWQRKLVQDAGIKPDVRLSTHIAEMESGSLSRNSWHYWRLPELAARLEVDLVHLTYPVPVNAAAFICPTVVTLHDMYPYEIPRNFGFPKFIFNRLVLKQCLRNVDVIACVSDATRNRLEQYSSAPVWRKAIRIYNCVEAQPHCATQSPLPNWQGEPFLLCVAQHRHNKNLPLLIRTFDRLLRSGHAGSNLKLVIVGITAQDTRNIHRVVAALGLGASICFLEGLSEPELQWCYIRCEAVVAPSLTEGFGLPVAEALLAGCRIVCSDIPAHREIGDGRCRFVALGQDAENAFEEAIVEVLKEPKRAPVTLSQFSTPTLAKQYISLYRRIIYSTVPEENTCAPISINGATSERQPL
- a CDS encoding capsule assembly Wzi family protein, whose amino-acid sequence is MTLSLQAARFSNPQDGPQASASNMASTYVPIESWVYPTFERLAAEGYLPAAFFSLRPWTRMDCARLVDEAEDLVDKDEEQIAAKPAASDAPALLASLKEEFAVELARRAGAGNVEFRLESLDQRVTVIAGRPLTDGFHFGETLVNDDGRPFAEGANLYSGVSFRATAGPFAAYVKTELQRVPSAPVPDGLAQQQIAAADFTSSAAAGPISGFLRGRLLEANVSFTVSNNQFTFGRQSLWWGPARSGATLFSNNAEPIDMLRYDRVRPFLLPDILKLLGPIRAQVLVGRLSGTQYVRPTSTLLGTSGVALRDQPFIHGEKISFKPTPNFEFSVSRTVIFGGAGSPVNSSTFLRSIFSVGTKNGTNDPGDRRIAFDAQYRIPGLRNCLTGYFDGFSDDQPFPLAYPTESAWLSGFFLRCVPRLPRLTLRAEGLLSPHRDLAFPGFFYFNVHYLSGYTNNRQLIGSWIGREGDGEQAWATWHLSPRSSVELSGRSMTVNREFLRGGTLRDLRATVDIALRPEWQLCLEEQTERWRFPLLFTTPQHNTAFTFQLSYRPLGRIRQ